A genomic window from Brassica oleracea var. oleracea cultivar TO1000 chromosome C8, BOL, whole genome shotgun sequence includes:
- the LOC106311401 gene encoding B3 domain-containing protein REM19: MATPKILKKRGRKKKNPNPEEVNSSTPRGDDSENRSKFYESASARMRTVTAEERERGITAAKTYEPTNPFFRVVLRPSYLYRGCIMYLPSGFAEKYLSGISSFIKIQLGEKLWPVRCPYKAGRAKFSQGWYEFTLENNIGERDVCVFELLSTRDFVLKVTAFRVNQYV; this comes from the exons ATGGCGACGCCGAAAATACTCAAGAAGAGAGGAAGGAAGAAGAAGAATCCTAATCCCG AGGAAGTGAACTCGTCTACTCCACGTGGAGATGACTCAGAGAACCGCTCAAAGTTCTACGAGAGTGCTTCTGCTAGGATGAGAACTGTGACTGCAGAGGAAAGGGAGAGAGGCATCACTGCAGCCAAAACCTACGAACCAACCAATCCTTTCTTCAGAGTTGTTCTGCGGCCATCTTATCTCTACAGAGGCTGCATCATG TACTTGCCTTCTGGTTTTGCTGAGAAGTACTTAAGCGGGATATCTAGTTTCATCAAGATCCAGCTAGGGGAGAAACTGTGGCCAGTGAGGTGCCCTTACAAAGCAGGGAGAGCTAAGTTTAGTCAAGGGTGGTACGAGTTCACGCTTGAGAACAATATAGGCGAAAGAGATGTTTGTGTGTTTGAGCTTCTCAGTACTCGGGACTTCGTTCTGAAAGTCACTGCCTTTCGCGTCAACCAGTACGTGTGA
- the LOC106308414 gene encoding uncharacterized protein LOC106308414, which produces MKTCSLFKTAAAASAVTVMAGSGAMLANSFKSRREMQEYLWGLVADARRYCSTDMTMVITEVCGDQPNKVFQDAKVYISKHVSTRMSSSIRVFKHEKDVNLTFTVEEEDNVFTHTFQGVELRWILRCHQIDGTKFRYYELTFPKKAKEMVIRSYLPFVSREAARQRVKTRKLFYIDEAEKWTSVTFNHPSTWIDLWRKVPRIIEDICCVVLLGQESQVWSLPWQTISRLMCMT; this is translated from the coding sequence ATGAAAACTTGCTCGCTTTTCAAGACAGCAGCCGCCGCATCAGCCGTTACTGTGATGGCTGGTTCTGGGGCTATGCTGGCCAACTCCTTTAAATCAAGAAGAGAGATGCAAGAGTACCTTTGGGGTCTTGTTGCCGATGCTCGGAGATACTGTTCGACCGATATGACTATGGTCATAACCGAAGTTTGCGGAGACCAACCGAACAAGGTTTTCCAAGATGCAAAAGTGTACATATCCAAGCACGTATCCACCAGAATGTCTTCTTCAATCCGTGTCTTCAAGCATGAGAAGGATGTCAACTTAACATTCACCGTGGAAGAGGAGGACAATGTATTCACCCACACTTTCCAGGGAGTCGAGCTCCGTTGGATCCTCCGCTGCCACCAAATCGACGGTACAAAGTTCCGTTATTACGAGCTCACCTTCCCCAAGAAAGCCAAGGAAATGGTCATCCGCTCTTACTTGCCTTTTGTCTCCCGTGAAGCTGCAAGGCAAAGGGTGAAGACACGTAAGCTCTTCTATATCGATGAAGCAGAGAAATGGACGTCTGTGACTTTCAACCATCCCTCGACTTGGATCGATTTGTGGAGAAAGGTACCACGTATAATAGAGGATATCTGTTGTGTGGTCCTACTGGGACAGGAAAGTCAAGTCTGGTCGCTGCCATGGCAAACTATCTCAAGGCTGATGTGTATGACCTAG
- the LOC106310295 gene encoding B3 domain-containing protein At1g49475 isoform X1: MNTTRRASSRITSAASQRRQKPEPEPAVKKFIKIILPSTIKEKMMKIPARFVRLGPKLTDTVTIQTPVGFKRSIRIKRTGNEVWFDNGWSEFAEAHSISEGHFLYFCYEGNSSFRVMIFDVSASEIDYPMDKVHVIESDDDEVMEVMDTDDEEGFTRVDSSDNDSSDEEAIDLEKLLKKKPRVNVKSETINID; the protein is encoded by the exons ATGAACACTACTCGGAGAGCTTCATCTCGAATCACGTCGGCAGCATCTCAACGCAGGCAAAAACCAGAGCCAGAACCGGCAGTGAAGAAGTTCATCAAGATCATTCTCCCGTCAACAATCAAGGAAAAAATGATG AAGATTCCGGCAAGATTTGTGAGATTAGGTCCTAAACTCACTGACACAGTGACCATCCAAACTCCTGTTGGTTTCAAACGTTCGATTCGCATCAAACGAACCGGTAATGAGGTTTGGTTTGACAATGGTTGGAGTGAGTTTGCAGAGGCTCATTCTATAAGCGAAGGTCATTTTCTATACTTTTGTTACGAAGGGAACTCAAGTTTTCGTGTTATGATCTTTGATGTCTCTGCTTCTGAGATTGATTATCCAATGGACAAAGTTCATGTCATTGAGAGTGATGATGATGAGGTGATGGAAGTTATGGACACTGATGATGAAGAAGGGTTTACTAGGGTTGACAGTAGTGATAATGATTCCAGTGATGAAGAAGCGATTGACTTGGAAAAATTGTTGAAGAAGAAACCAAGAGTTAATGTCAAGTCTGAGACGATTAATATTG ATTAA
- the LOC106310295 gene encoding B3 domain-containing protein At1g49475 isoform X2 encodes MNTTRRASSRITSAASQRRQKPEPEPAVKKFIKIILPSTIKEKMMIPARFVRLGPKLTDTVTIQTPVGFKRSIRIKRTGNEVWFDNGWSEFAEAHSISEGHFLYFCYEGNSSFRVMIFDVSASEIDYPMDKVHVIESDDDEVMEVMDTDDEEGFTRVDSSDNDSSDEEAIDLEKLLKKKPRVNVKSETINID; translated from the exons ATGAACACTACTCGGAGAGCTTCATCTCGAATCACGTCGGCAGCATCTCAACGCAGGCAAAAACCAGAGCCAGAACCGGCAGTGAAGAAGTTCATCAAGATCATTCTCCCGTCAACAATCAAGGAAAAAATGATG ATTCCGGCAAGATTTGTGAGATTAGGTCCTAAACTCACTGACACAGTGACCATCCAAACTCCTGTTGGTTTCAAACGTTCGATTCGCATCAAACGAACCGGTAATGAGGTTTGGTTTGACAATGGTTGGAGTGAGTTTGCAGAGGCTCATTCTATAAGCGAAGGTCATTTTCTATACTTTTGTTACGAAGGGAACTCAAGTTTTCGTGTTATGATCTTTGATGTCTCTGCTTCTGAGATTGATTATCCAATGGACAAAGTTCATGTCATTGAGAGTGATGATGATGAGGTGATGGAAGTTATGGACACTGATGATGAAGAAGGGTTTACTAGGGTTGACAGTAGTGATAATGATTCCAGTGATGAAGAAGCGATTGACTTGGAAAAATTGTTGAAGAAGAAACCAAGAGTTAATGTCAAGTCTGAGACGATTAATATTG ATTAA
- the LOC106309712 gene encoding transmembrane protein 45A, with protein MGTFLGHFVPGLSLALLGLWHLINTIRSYCLKGPETFFAKFWFPFPKLKHLELVLILFFSFFAIILLTIDFPDFNFSSFKPDNLEHASMFLHLIIFACFALFCELTLSSDLFSGIIGILSASVFAQELFLLHYHSTDHLGLEGHYHFLLQLIAFVSFSSALASASFPKSFSAALVLSVSVMFQGCWFLNMGFMLWVPRYVPRGCVSKTTSSDTRSVVHSSAVACESPGAEVRAKALANLQFSWILSAILIITCALCFKFSCKVMLPKNWSSSEYERLCRQGSDRSPALTVEVSPSSDQK; from the coding sequence ATGGGAACGTTTCTAGGACACTTTGTGCCTGGTCTCTCACTTGCACTTCTTGGTCTTTGGCATCTTATCAACACCATAAGATCTTACTGTCTCAAAGGTCCTGAAACTTTCTTTGCCAAGTTCTGGTTCCCTTTCCCTAAACTCAAACATCTTGAGCTTGTCCTGATCCTTTTCTTCTCCTTCTTCGCCATCATCCTCTTAACTATAGACTTCCCTGATTTCAACTTCTCCTCTTTCAAGCCAGACAACCTAGAACATGCTTCCATGTTCCTCCACCTCATTATCTTCGCATGTTTCGCTCTCTTCTGCGAGCTAACCCTTTCCTCAGATCTCTTCTCCGGTATAATAGGGATCCTCTCTGCTTCTGTCTTTGCACAAGAACTCTTCCTCCTTCATTATCACTCCACTGATCACTTAGGTCTTGAAGGTCACTACCATTTCCTTCTCCAGCTCATCGCTTTTGTCTCCTTCTCTTCGGCTCTAGCTTCTGCTTCTTTTCCGAAATCATTTTCTGCAGCACTAGTCCTCTCGGTTTCGGTTATGTTTCAAGGATGCTGGTTCTTGAACATGGGTTTCATGCTTTGGGTCCCAAGGTATGTTCCTAGAGGTTGCGTAAGCAAGACGACATCATCTGATACTAGAAGTGTTGTTCATAGTAGTGCGGTGGCTTGTGAGTCTCCTGGTGCTGAGGTTCGAGCAAAGGCATTGGCAAATCTTCAGTTTAGTTGGATTTTGTCTGCTATATTGATCATTACTTGTGCCTTGTGTTTCAAGTTTTCCTGCAAAGTTATGTTGCCTAAGAATTGGTCGTCGTCGGAGTACGAGCGTCTTTGCCGCCAAGGAAGTGATCGCTCTCCAGCCTTGACGGTGGAAGTATCGCCTAGTTCCGATCAAAAATAG